From a single Bryobacter aggregatus MPL3 genomic region:
- a CDS encoding DinB family protein, translating to MTTTVLTPDQVLEHWQGQRRLTRRVIDAFPEDKLFHYSVGSMRPFAQMVHEFLKMAVPIARGVATGKWEENPVALPATKSELLRLWDEASEQLTQIWPTIPPARFAEIDRAFGQWENPGFKTILYAIDNETHHRGQAYVYLRGLGIEPPPFYERN from the coding sequence AACCACCGTTCTGACACCCGATCAAGTTCTGGAACATTGGCAAGGCCAACGCCGCCTGACAAGGCGCGTGATCGACGCTTTTCCGGAAGACAAACTCTTTCATTACTCCGTAGGCAGCATGCGTCCATTTGCCCAGATGGTACATGAGTTTCTGAAGATGGCCGTGCCGATTGCCCGCGGCGTGGCAACCGGCAAGTGGGAGGAGAACCCCGTCGCACTGCCCGCCACCAAGAGTGAATTGCTTCGTCTTTGGGATGAGGCAAGCGAGCAACTCACACAGATCTGGCCCACCATTCCGCCTGCCCGTTTTGCAGAAATCGATCGTGCGTTTGGCCAATGGGAGAACCCGGGCTTCAAGACGATTCTCTACGCCATTGACAATGAGACGCACCATCGCGGCCAAGCCTACGTGTATCTTCGCGGGCTAGGCATCGAACCACCTCCTTTCTACGAAAGAAATTAG